One Aegilops tauschii subsp. strangulata cultivar AL8/78 chromosome 7, Aet v6.0, whole genome shotgun sequence genomic window carries:
- the LOC109784160 gene encoding adenine DNA glycosylase, with amino-acid sequence MAKSPKATTSRRPTRKRRASPAAVPSSADIEDLAPSGVLAGPTSAAPALRSGLLRWYDAHRRDLPWRFSAAPGREGREKRAYAVWVSEVMLQQTRVPVVIDYYSRWMARWPTVETLAAATQEEVNEMWAGLGYYRRARFLLEGAKQIAEKGEFPSTASTLRQVRGIGDYTAGAIASIAFSEVTPLVDGNVVRVISRLFAIADNPKESSTVKRFWELAGQLVDPSRPGDFNQAMMELGATLCSKTKPDCSQCPVSSHCQALALSHENPLVGVTDYPRVVPKAKPRRDFAAVCVVQIAQGLEQETAAGKCNFFLLIKRPEEGLLAGLWEFPSVLVDERKTDPLNRRKEMDRYLKQLVDIDVEQESNLILREDVGQHVHIFSHIRLTMHVELMVLKIKGDVGQACNKGQDSTKLKLVDESSIDSMGLTSGIRKVYNMVKAFKEKKLLEQSQMPTKKRSRRQKQ; translated from the exons ATGGCCAAGAGCCCCAAGGCGACCACCAGCCGGCGGCCCACCAGAAAACGGCGGGCCTCCCCCGCTGCCGTGCCGTCCTCGGCGGACATCGAGGACCTGGCGCCGTCGGGTGTCCTGGCCGGGCCCACCTCGGCGGCGCCCGCGCTGCGCTCGGGGTTGCTCCGGTGGTATGACGCGCACCGGCGCGACCTTCCGTGGCGATTCTCCGCGGCGCCGGGGCGCGAGGGCAGAGAGAAGAGGGCGTATGCGGTGTGGGTGTCGGAGGTGATGCTGCAGCAGACGAGGGTGCCCGTCGTCATCGATTACTACTCCCGGTGGATGGCGCGGTGGCCCACCGTGGAGACCCTCGCCGCCGCCACGCAAGAG GAGGTGAACGAGATGTGGGCCGGTCTTGGGTACTACCGGAGGGCGCGGTTTCTTCTGGAG GGAGCGAAGCAGATTGCAGAAAAGGGGGAATTCCCTAGCACAGCATCAACACTTCGTCAGGTTCGCGGCATTGGGGATTACACAGCAGGCGCCATTGCCTCCATAGCCTTCAGTGAG GTCACCCCACTTGTGGATGGAAATGTTGTACGTGTTATCAGCAGACTTTTTGCAATTGCCGataacccaaaagaatcctcaacAGTAAAGAGATTTTG GGAGCTTGCTGGTCAACTGGTCGATCCATCAAGACCAGGAGACTTCAACCAAGCAATGATGGAACTAGGAGCAACATTGTGCAGCAAGACCAAGCCTGATTGCTCCCAGTGCCCTGTCTCTAGCCACTGCCAAGCGCTTGCGCTTTCCCATGAAAATCCATTGGTTGGAGTTACAGACTACCCACGGGTGGTTCCCAAAGCTAAACCACGTCGTGATTTCGCTGCTGTTTGTGTTGTTCAAATTGCACAAGGCTTGGAGCAAGAGACGGCAGCCGGCAAATGTAATTTCTTTCTCTTGATAAAGAGGCCAGAAGAGGGCCTGCTTGCAGGGCTCTGGGAGTTCCCATCGGTTCTTGTTGACGAACGTAAGACCGACCCGCTAAACAGGAGAAAAGAGATGGATAGGTATTTGAAGCAATTGGTTGACATAGATGTTGAACAGGAATCCAATCTGATCCTCAGGGAGGATGTTGGTCAGCATGTTCACATTTTCTCCCACATTCGCTTGACGATGCATGTGGAGCTGATGGTTCTCAAGATCAAAG GTGATGTGGGTCAAGCATGCAACAAGGGACAAGATAGCACGAAACTGAAACTCGTCGATGAAAGTTCAATCGATTCCATGGGCTTGACATCGGGAATTCGGAAG GTGTACAATATGGTGAAGGCTTTCAAGGAGAAAAAACTATTGGAGCAAAGCCAAATGCCCACGAAGAAAAGGAGCAGACGTCAAAAGCAGTAA
- the LOC109784161 gene encoding aspartic proteinase 36 isoform X2 gives MGPPRGASRATLALLLLLALSAALAPGRAAATGVFEVRRKFPRHAGGDKHLAGLREHDARRHGRSLAAAVDLPLGGNGLPTETGLYFTQIGIGTPAKSYYVQVDTGSDILWVNCVSCDTCPRKSGLGIELTLYDPSGSSSGTGVTCGQEFCVATHGGVLPSCVPAAPCQYSISYGDGSSTTGFFVTDFLQYNQVSGNSQTSLANTSITFGCGAKIGGDLGSSSQALDGILGFGQSNSSMLSQLAAAGKVRKVFAHCLDTINGGGIFAIGDVVQPKVSTTPLVPGMPHYNVNLEAIDVGGVKLQLPTNIFGIEESKGTIIDSGTTLAYLPGVVYNAIMSKVFAQYGDMPLKNDQDFQCFRYSGSVDDGFPIITFHFEGGLPLNIHPHDYLFQNGELRALGCPFLCGICSPKMKWHKADLLF, from the exons ATGGGGCCGCCCCGTGGCGCTTCTCGCGCTACtctcgccctcctcctcctcctcgcgctGTCGGCGGCGCTCGCCCCCGGCCGCGCGGCCGCCACGGGCGTCTTCGAGGTGCGCCGCAAGTTCCCGCGCCACGCCGGCGGGGACAAGCACCTGGCGGGCCTCCGGGAGCACGACGCCCGCCGCCACGGCCGCTCCctagccgccgccgtcgacctgcCCCTCGGCGGCAACGGCCTGCCCACCGAGACCGG GCTCTACTTCACGCAGATTGGGATCGGCACGCCGGCCAAGAGCTACTACGTGCAGGTGGACACCGGCAGCGACATACTCTGGGTCAACTGCGTCTCCTGCGACACCTGCCCCCGCAAGAGCGGCCTCGGG ATAGAGCTGACGCTGTACGACCCGAGTGGATCGTCGAGCGGCACCGGGGTCACGTGCGGCCAGGAGTTCTGCGTGGCGACTCACGGCGGCGTGCTCCCGTCCTGCGTCCCCGCCGCGCCGTGCCAGTACAGCATCTCATACGGTGACGGAAGCTCCACCACTGGGTTCTTTGTCACGGACTTCTTGCAGTACAACCAGGTGTCCGGCAATAGCCAAACCTCCTTGGCCAATACAAGCATCACGTTTGG GTGTGGTGCTAAGATTGGTGGAGATTTGGGGTCGTCAAGCCAGGCCCTCGACGGGATTCTTGGATTTGGTCAGTCAAATTCATCCATGCTGTCGCAGTTAGCGGCTGCAGGAAAAGTGAGGAAGGTCTTCGCACATTGCTTGGACACCATAAATGGTGGAGGAATTTTTGCTATTGGGGATGTCGTGCAGCCGAAAGTGAGCACAACGCCGCTGGTGCCTGGCAT GCCGCATTACAATGTCAACTTGGAAGCAATTGATGTTGGTGGTGTTAAGCTACAGCTTCCaacaaatatttttggtataGAGGAAAGTAAAGGTACCATTATTGACAGTGGAACAACATTGGCGTATCTACCAGGGGTGGTTTATAATGCTATAATGTCTAAG GTATTTGCTCAGTATGGAGATATGCCCTTAAAAAATGATCAAGATTTCCAATGTTTCAGATATTCTGGAAG TGTAGACGATGGATTTCCTATAATCACCTTTCACTTTGAGGGCGGCCTTCCACTGAATATTCATCCACATGACTATCTTTTTCAAAATGGG GAGCTACGTGCACTGGGCTGCCCTTTTTTATGTGGGATTTGTTCTCCTAAAATGAAATGGCACAAGGCTGACCTTCTTTTTTGA